Below is a genomic region from Pseudocalidococcus azoricus BACA0444.
TTTACCCACTGTTGCTACTGTGCCAACTAGTCATGAAAAATGCTGTATTTAGAGCAGAAATGTTGAAAGCTTCAATAAAACTTTACAATTCAAGAGACGAGAATCTCTGGTTGCCAATCAAAGCTCCAATGAACGACCGAGCAATGACGGCTCAGTTCGAGTTGCAAATAACGTAGCTTATCTAACATTGTTCGAGCATATAAAATTGGTACATCTATTAACTCCAAAATTAAGTATGCAATCAGAATCATATAAATTTGCGTGTTGACTCCGTTGAGATTCTTAGTGATGAGTTGTTCTAACGATAAATGCATCTTCTGCGAACGAGCTTTGCCCTATAGTAATTTCCATAGATTTTCAATTCCCCAGCGATGCCGATACAATTCACTAATTTCTTCATTCTCAGGTTTGAAATATTCGTAGCCAGACGAAACTCGGCATCATTGTAAATATCATAGAATCGAATGACTCGATAGCAATTGTGATTTAGTTCCGTCTTCATATTGTTTTTAATTCGCACTAGAAATAGATGCTTTAGATGACTCAATTCATCCAGAAATTTCTAATCTGCAAACCCTCTATCCATTATGGTAACTATGTTTTTCGGAATCATCGTCAGGATTTGCTCGATAAATTTAATATCATTTTCTTGACCGAAGTTAATCACACAGTCACTCCTGACATTTTGAGTCAGGTTAAATCCATTCAGGAGCTTGACTTGATGATATCCTTGCGACCAAAAGAGTTGACTGGTTAGAGTAACTACGGTTGAGTCAATCGGGAATAACATCCACTTTGAATGTGAGTTTTTTCGCCTAACTCGCTGTATTAGTTGAGCATAAATTCGCCGAAATAGGCCATCATCACGAGTTTTATTTGCTTTTGAAAAGGTGGATATATCAACCTCAATTCCTGATTTATTTAAACGGTAAAATAAGGCTCGCATACTTGTTAAGCTTTGGTCTAAGATGTAGGTTAACCAGATTTTGAAAAATAGTTGAGAGTTGAGAACGGGGTAATCGTGACCGCTGAGTTGCTTGAGAATCGATTTGACAATGTTTGTAAATGATGCCATGATGAACTCACTATTTTTTGTTTATCTAAAGGGATAATACTTGATTTCTGCCCCTTTTTTTGTACTTTACTAACTTTCAACACTTCTGCCGGCCGCTATATCTCGCTCAATCTCACTGGCTTTAATTTGGACTATGCCCCTGCCAATTGCATCATCCCGAACGCCTAAAGATAGAGTGTGACGCTTACCAGAATGATGCCACCGTAACCGTAATAAACCTCGGTGATGCTCAATCGTAACTTTACTCATGGGAAACCTACGGGGGTAAAAATGGGGGTAAACTCAACGCCCAAATAACCCTTAAAAACCTTCTTTCGTTGGCTTATTGACAATGAAAAGTAGCCTTCAGAAGTGTCTTAAAACTCCCAAAAGCCTTATCTGTTATAGGTTCCCCAACCTATCGGGATGACAGGATTTGAACCTGCGACCCCTTCGTCCCGAACGAAGAGACATTAATTGCTAGAACCAATACCAGATAAGACTTATGAGCATTTTCAATAAAGCATCGGGGTAAATTTCGGGGTAAATCTTCAATCCCTACTGAACAATGTGGGTTTATTTCCAGGCCGGCCTGGAGGTATCAACTAAATCAGTTGTCGCACCCATAACAATCGAGCCAGGCCCGTCAACAGACTGCCACCTAGTAATGTCACCAGGCCAGCGACAAAGACCCATAACCTCCCATCAGTAGAGCGTTGCTGAGTCCGAAGCTCGTTAAGGTCATCTCGCAATCCTTTCAATTCCGCTTGCATCACCTTGACCTCTACGGTTAATGACTGAACATCAGACTTAACCGACTTCATATCGCCTTGGACTTCCTTCAGAACATCAAGAATCTGTCTGGCTTCACTGGCTGTTATCGGTTCACTCATTAGCCTTCTCCCTTGGGTTTTCGCCCGCGCTTAGGTTTTGTCTCAACATCCCCAGGCCCGCTAGTTGCTCCCAAATTGAGAACATCATCACCAGACCCATTAGTGGTATCCAGGCCAGGAGTCGGTGACACCACGCTAGTGGCCTGGGGAGCATTGCCCATCAATTCCCGCTGTGCAGCTTCAGCGATGACACGCCGTACCCACGGAACGCGTTCTTTAGGCGGAAGATTGAACACCGCTTTATCAATGTCTATAGGGAGCTTAACCCCCAGTACCCTACTGGATAGAGGTTGAGACACTTCCCCAAACGCCTTAAACTGCTTTGCCTTAAATTCTGGGGTCTGAACCGGATTAGGATTACCCTTCATTCTTCCCTGTTAACTCTACATCTTAAAACTATATCACGGGGTTAACTGGGATAAGAGAAACTTATTAAGGTTCACGGTTAACTGGGTATATTAAAATCATAGAGGGAGGGCACTACCGCCAAGTCTCACCTTCCCAGGCGTTGGATAATAGGGGGATGAACTGTCCAGATTGCAAATCCACCCAAATCAGTAAATGCCTTAACTGTGGCCGTCAGTTTATCGACTCCTACTCTCCCAAAGGCTATCCCAATACTGTTAAAGAACACCGCTTAAAACTCTATGTCAATGGTCTGGGGTTTCGAGCAATTGAGTGATGCACCGGTGTCAATCATAATACTGTCATTGATTGGGTGAGAACGCTGGGACAAATCCTTCCTAACGCACCGGAGAGTGAGGACTGTCCAGTCATTGCCCAAGTAGATGAATTAGAAACATTTGTGGGTTCAAAAAAAACAAAATTTGGCTATGGACGGCAGTAAATGCCGATGAAGCTGGGATTTTGGCCCGGGTCTTAGCTCGTCTTAATGCTGAGACGTTTTGGAAATTATGGTTAGTACTCCGGTGTTGGCAGTGTTTCTTATACATTACCGATCGGTATCCCGTTCATCCTGGTAGTGGGTCAGTTTGAATGTAACGAATTATTGCAATCAAGCCAGAGTGCTTATGATAATCTGGCAATATGCCAAAACGCTCAAGCAACCCTCGTGACTTAAATCAATTAGCTGCCTACATCGTAGAGCAAGCTACATCCGATACTGCCCCAGAATTGCCACAAACAGAACAGCCACAAGAATCAGATAAGAATCCTGCTGCTGTAGCACTGGGTCGGCTGGGTGGTCTAAAAGGTGGCAAAGCCAGGGCAGAAAAGCTTAATCCAGAAGAAAGAAGTGCAATTGCGAAAAAAGCTGCTGAGGCTAGGTGGAACAAAAGCAAGGAATAGCAATTTATGTCTTTTGTGCAAATGCATCTAAAAAGCTATAAACATTAGTCTTTCTGTTTGATACATTTTTTGTTTCTTCGTAATCAAAATCAACCGGATCATCTATGTCAATAGTATTCCTGGTTTTGAATTCATCTTTCAGATCGATTACTTTTGATTTCTCTTGTTCAAAAGAACTTAAATACCCATCAGGCAGCCCTGCAATCTGTTCAATATCAGAAAAATGTAAGCAAAAGTTATTGTAAACATCTTGTGGAGACTGAGTTCTTGTTTCTAAGACAATTTTGAACGCATCCTTGATTAAGCGCGGCTCTTCACAGATAAGTTCATTATCAAGAGGCTCATTTTTTCTCCATCCATTTCGACTAATAGTTCTTTGTAGAGGAGCCATTTCTACTACACCAGCAATGTCTGGTTTGCTTGCCCTTTGCACTTGAGAAGCAACTGAAACCTTCCATTTTCTCTTAAGATTAATAAATTCGCCAATGCTATATCTCTTTACTTCATTTTTAAATGCAGGCGTAGGGAACAAAAATTCAAAAGCAAACTGATTTGCTTGATATTCGAGCAAGCCATGAAAAACTTCACTTTTAACAATTTCTTTAGGTATCTTCCTATGAAGAACAATATGCCCTAATTCATGAGCAGCATCAAATCTTTGCCTAACAGCAGAGCCTTTGTCCGACCCTATGATGATTTGAAAATAACGCCCTTCAATATTTTGAGAAAAAGCGTCTAATTTATCGCAACCAAAAGGGAATTTTCCTACAAATATTCCATTGTTTTCTAACAAATAAATGACATTACTAATTGGGCCTAAATTCAGTCCCCAATATTTTCTAGTTTTTTGAGAAATTTCCTCTATTTGCTTTTCATCTATTTCTGTCGGATCTGATGGAACGTCAAATAATGGAATATTTGAGGGAGGAAAACTAACAAAACGATCAAGATAAAAAACCATAGAAGAAAAAATTCTATGCTTTTCCTCTGCTGCTTCACGAGCCATCTTTAACTTAGAAAAATAAGATCGATAAAATAATGGACTGTTCGATTTAGGTAAATATATTGAGTTGTTAACAAAAAAGCTCAAAGGCAAATTTAATACTTGGCATATTTGTCCCATAATCTCAGGGCTAGGCGATCTTAAATTCTTTTCATATGCAGAAATTGATGACCTAGTAACTCCTATTTCATTCGCCAAGGTAATAGGCTTAATTCTTCTCAATCTTAGTGCTTGTGAAAGCTTCTCCCCCATGAATCCTGGCGTTCCTTTACTCATAATGCCCCCTTGCAATACATTGATTTTTAGCTGCTTTCACTAATATTATCGTCTTCTTTCTTTTCTTGTATTTCTGCTTTTATTATCTCATTTGTGTTGTCTTTCTTCAATATGATTTGTGTTGGATCGATAGTATTTTCTGAATACAAGTTTATTGATATATCTTTTGACTCAGAAACCCTGATATCTAGAAATTCACATTCAAATATAAAACCGGAATACATTAAATCAGGTAAAATAAGTTTTGTTTGATTTCTGAGGTTTAAAAAGCGAGGTATGCATAACGTCGCATAAAGTCTTTTATCAACAAAAGTACTATCTGGAAAGAGACTTGGTAATCCAATATCAATGTCTCTAAATAAACTTCCTTGACAAATCAGTTCCGTGATGTTCTTCGATGATTTATATTTATACATGGGATTCGATTTGGAGTAAAACTGTTTGTATTGAGTAAATCGGGACATTTCTCCATCTCTATCTCCAAAAGTATGCACAGTAAGAATTAAATTATCTGTAGATATTTTCATGTGATGGGAACCACCCTTTGTTTTGAATATTCCTGTCTTTAATCCTAGGTTTTGAGCAAGTGAAAAAATATCTGCTTCAATCAAGATTCTGCTGAGATTCCCTTGGGTAGCATTAATAACAAACTCCCGCCTTAAGCCAAGATTCTTCATAACGTCACTCCATCTTGATTTAGATGAATCAAGAATCCTTTTGACCCCTAGATCAAACTCAACTGGAAGTGACTGTTTATAAATTTCTAAAAACTGAGATGCCTCATCAATACTTTCTTCTTGTCCATTATTCTCAAACATAGTCATAAGCTAATCCCATATCCGCAAAGTATTGCCTACAACGCGCACCCAAAAACTACTGTTGACAAACCAAGTATGGTTGACTGCGCTATATGTCAACTATATTGGTACTTATTTAAGATTTTGTCAACTATGTACTTGACTTTACTTAACCAGTCAAGCAAAATGGTCAGTATGAATCAATTAGATACTAAGAAACGAGTTCAAGTGATTGCCTGTTTGGTAGAAGGCAACTCAATCCGTTCAACTGTTCGGATGACCGGAGTAGCAAAGAATACAGTAACTAAGTTGCTTGTAGATATTGGCAAGGTTTGTGCAGAGTACCAAGATGCCAATGTGAGACACCTAACCTGCAAACGTATTCGGTGTGATGAGATTTGGGCATTTGTTTATTCAAAGCAGAAAAACGTCCCAGAGGATAAGAAGGGTGAATTTGGCTATGGCGATGTTTATACCTGGACAGGTTTAGATGCTGATACAAAATTGATGGTTAGCTGGCTTGTCGGAAAGCGTGATGCCGCCTATGGAGAAGTTTTTATGCACGATTTGGCAGACCGTTTAACTCATAAAGTCCAACTCACTACAGATGGACATAAAGCTTATCTGGAAGCGGTAGAAAGTGCCTTTGGTGGCTCAATTGATTACGCCATGCTAATTAAGCTTTTTGGAACGCCGACAGAGGGTGATGTACGGTATAGCCCTAGTGTCTGCACAGGCACAAGAACTCAAGTGATTGTTGGACAGCCTGATGCCAAGTATATTGGCACTTCTTATGTAGAACGGCAAAATCTAACTATGAGAATGGGAATGCGGCGATTTACCCGCCTTACCAATGCTTTTTCAAAGAAAGTAGAAAATCTCGAACACGCTGTAGCTTTACACTTTATGTATTACAACTTTGTGCGGGTTCATCAAACCCTTAAGACAACTCCCGCTGTGGCGGCTGGTATCGCAGATTATGTCTGGTCAATCGCAGAGATTGTCTCTCTCCTTGAGAAATAGTCAAACTGACCCACTACCTTCATCCTTGCTGTATTGACGATTGTGACCATTTAGTGAGCAAAACCGCAATGACACGAGTGGAGGGAGAAAATAGTCGTTTAAGACATGACTTAGCCCGATTTCACCGCAAGACATTTTGTTACTCCAAGTCAGAAACACTACTAAAAGCATCTATCAGACTTTTACTTCACTACCTCAAGTTTGGCAGGATTCCAATATTCGGTTCCATCATCCCATGATTGTGCAACGCCGACTTTAAGCAGTTAGCCTCAGAAATAACATGAGCAAACAAGTTGATGAGTATCAAGATAGCATCTTACTTTATAAAGATGTACTTATCGTGCGGCATTTTAACCATGGGAAAAAACAACCTTGCACCTGTCTCCAATGCACATATAGCAATCCGTCTTCATTTGTGAGACTATGTGATCATCACTGCCCTTGATAAGGAGTAGCCCTTCTTTAAGCCTAGGGATAATTCAAAATTTATCAGACGCAAATAATCTTGGGCTAATCTCACGAATCATTACTGTTTACTATATAACCCGAAGGTCATGGGAAGCAGAATGTTCTCGAGCAGTCATTAAACCAACTTAACTCAGTTCAAAAATGTGTCGACAATACTCTTCCCGATAGTTCAATACTTATCAAGTAATAATATAATTATCGAGATGGCTCTTGCTTGGTTGAGAGACTATGGTAGTGATTGCTTGGCCGGGGAGGAATCAGAGAACTCCACCCGTTCAATTTTCAACTCCCGGCCTGAGCGAATATCCTCCATTGGTTGCCCACAATTTAGACAGGCATAGCGTTGACCCATTTCAGGAAAATATTCCTCCTGGCAGCGATGACAAAAAGCAATTAAGGGTGTTTCCATAATCACCAACTCAGCCCCAGCCAAGAAGGTATTTTCGGTCTGCACCTTAAAGGCAAATTGCAAACCCACTGGCTCAACACAGGTAAACTGACCCACGGTTAAATGGACTTTTGTAATTTTTGGTTGCCCAGGTTGTGCATCCCACCAATCTTTGACCGTCATGATCAAGGCTTTGGTCATATCTGTTTCATGCATGGGTCAACTATTCCCCGCAATTTGAGCCAGGATTTACGCCCAAGGCACATCCACATTCATATTGGCCTGAGCATAAATATAATCCGGCTTGGCCTGGCGTGGCAATTGTCCTGAAACCACCAAATGGGCCATGGCATCACAAATCACCCGCGTTGCCATCAAGGAGGTCATATCACTAATGTCATAGGGGGGCGAAACTTCGACCACTTCCATCCCACAAACTGGCGCATTCCGAATAATTTTACCCAGCAAATACAGGGCCTCTCGGGGTAATAAACCACCTGGTTCCGGCCAGCCCGTCCCAGGGACAAAACCAGCATCAATGCAATCAATATCAAAGCTAATCCAAACACAATCTGTGCCATCCAAGGCCCGTTCCAAGGCAAAATCGGCGGCGGCATCCAGGCCCATTTCCGTAATATCCGTTACCGTCAGGATATTTGTTGCCCGTTCTCGACAGACCTTGACCCCTTGCCGCGGCACTTGCCACCCGCCAATTCCCAACTGGACGAGATTCTTGGCCGGAGCATTAGCCATATTGGTGGCATGGAACCAAGGACAGGTATGCATCCGTTCATCCAGGTCGGTTTCTTGGGTATCCACATGGCGGTCAAAGTGAATAATGCCAATTTTCTTATCCCCTAAATGCCGACACACACCCCGCACTGTGGGAAAGCCAATGGAGTGATCGCCGCCCAAAATAATCGGAAACGCCCCAGAGGCAAAAATATGGGCGATGCCTTTGGAAATTTGGTCAAAGGATTTTTCATTATTGGCCGGAATTGTAAAAATATCGCCAACATCACAGAGGGTAATTTGCTCCCGCAGGTCAACCCCAAATTCAAAGTTGTAGGGCGTATAAAGGGCAGAAATCCGGCGAATCCCTTGGGGGCCAAACCGTGTTCCCGGCCGGTAGGTGGTGCCAGAATCGTGCGGGACACCCACAATCGCCACATCATAGTTACCAACTTGACGCACATCTTCTAAGTAGGGAGCTTTCAGAAAGGTGTTAATCCCGGCGAAGTGAGGCAGTTCCCCCCGGGAAAAGGTGGAAATGGTTCGGTCTTTAATACTTTCTGCGGCTTCCAGGCCAAACGCTAACCCCTGGGATACTTCCTGCTGCCAACCGGTCAGGGGTAAATGTCGTTCTTTTTCTAGGGCCTGTTGAGCCTCGGTTGGGGGATTAAACAGGGGAGATTCGCTACTCGAAGAAGTCATAGAAAGCAGTTGCCAGATCGAGGATAAGAAATTTTGTCTAGTGTTAAGAGCTACACTAGCAGCAATTTAGCAAATCGTGATTGATTAAGGCCAGACTCTCTTTGAGATTGGTATCTTGTTAGTGAATCTACCCTTTGACCACCCCCTAATTCTATGGCGTTACAGCATATTGTCTATGAAGAGGTCTTAGTCCGCTATACCGACCCTAACCAAGCAACCCATCTTTTGCGGCAATATCGCCCCTACTTGGAAACCATCCCCAGTATGCGCCGGCCAACGGAAAGCCTGATTACGATTCCCTTACCCATCGCCCAAATCCAACGCCAGAACCCCAATCAAAATGGCCAACGCCAGCAAAGTGTCACCGCCGTGCAACTCCCCTGTGAGCTGGTCTTTCTCATGTGTGACCCAGAGTGGCGAGTGAAGACCGATGTTGAGATTTTAATTTTCATCCATCGGCCTGGTGAACATTTTCCCGACCTGCTCAATCGCTGGCGACAAACCCAAGTTCTTTTACAGCGGGGGTATCACTGGGAAATGCCCCAACATCATCAGGATATTTTTAGTGAAGGAGCCGAGCGGCGATTACCCCTGTTTGTCTTGCTAGATTACAGCAGTGGCCGAATGCGGCGGGGAATGCAGGCGGCCCAGTTACCCTATGTTTGTTTACATCTGACCCAGTCCGACTTAGAGCAGGCCAAAAGCAAAGCAACCCAGGGATAGATGCTGCTTAAATCATTATTGTTGAGGTGGGGGATGCGGAACCGGGGACTTGAACCCCGAAGTCCTTTCGGACACTAGAACCTGAATCTAGCGCGTCTACCAATTCCGCCAGTTCCGCATAAGTTCATTGTTTTGCCCAGTCAGACACCAGGCCCCGTTTCATAGGCGGGATTACTATCTTCTCCCAGAAACAGGAACCACGTCAACTGTAAATTTACAGACTCCAGTAAAAACGAACATGACTATGCGGCTCTCAATCTGCTAGAATAAGCTTTGCTCAGTTGGAGAGATGGCTGAGTGGTCGAAAGCGGCAGATTGCTAATCTGTTGTACGGATCGAAAGGCCGTACCGAGGGTTCGAATCCCTCTCTCTCCGTTTTTCAGGGTTATCCGAGGTGGAGGAAATCTCCAAGTGGTGATTTGGGGTGGCGATTTTGGGCGTTGATCTACGGAGTTATGTCTATCTTGATTCCCTCCAATCTCAACACGCTGCCTACTTAGGAACCGTTGCTCAGGGGTATTTGCCGTTGCCAGGCGAAGCTTCATTATGGGTAGAAATTTCCCCAGGAATTGATATTAATCGGTTATTGGACATTGCCTTAAAAGCTGCAGTTGTCCGTCCAGGGGTGCTATTCATCGAACGGTTATATGGCCTGTTGGAAGTTCATGCCAGCAGTCAGGGGGAGGTGAAGGCCGCCGGTCAAGCCATTTTAGATGCCATTGGTGCTAGGCCGAGGGACTCCTTGCGCCCTAGGATCATCTCTAGTCAAGTGATTCGGAATCTTGATGCCCACCACACCCAACTGATTAACCGTTCCCGGCGGGGGAATATGATTCTTTCTGGACAAACTCTCTATGTTTTTGAAGTTGAACCGGCGGCCTATGCGGCCCTGGCGGCCAATGAAGCTGAAAAAGCAGCCCTGATTAATATTTTGCAAGTCTCTGCGGTCGGAAGTTTTGGGCGATTATTTTTAGGTGGGGCAGAACGGGATATTTTAGCGGCACAGCGGGCCGTCCAGGCCGTGATGGAGTCATTACCGGGGCGAGATTTACTATTGCCTGGCCGACAGGAGTAACTATGGCCAATTCAGAACACCTGGCCCTGCTCCAATATGGGGTTAAGGCTTGGCAGGCCTGGCGGGTTCGTTGTCCTCAAGTGATTCCTGATTTGTCTCAGGCCAATCTTCAAGGACTGGATTTGCGGGGGATTGATTTTTCCCAGGCCCAACTACAGCGAACAAAATTTAACCAGGCCAAGTTAATCGGCTGTAATTTTCAGGCAGCCAACCTCAACCAGGCTAGTTTCTATCGGGCCAATCTCCAACAGGCCAACCTGAGTGAAGCGAGACTAACAGGGGCCTATTTCCTCGGGGCTAATTTAACAGAAACCAACCTCACCAAAGCCGATGTATGCCTGGGGGATTTACGGGAGGTGATCGCTGTAGGAGCAGATTTTAGTTGGGCAACCTTAACCCAATGTGATGGC
It encodes:
- a CDS encoding helix-turn-helix domain-containing protein, with the protein product MSKGTPGFMGEKLSQALRLRRIKPITLANEIGVTRSSISAYEKNLRSPSPEIMGQICQVLNLPLSFFVNNSIYLPKSNSPLFYRSYFSKLKMAREAAEEKHRIFSSMVFYLDRFVSFPPSNIPLFDVPSDPTEIDEKQIEEISQKTRKYWGLNLGPISNVIYLLENNGIFVGKFPFGCDKLDAFSQNIEGRYFQIIIGSDKGSAVRQRFDAAHELGHIVLHRKIPKEIVKSEVFHGLLEYQANQFAFEFLFPTPAFKNEVKRYSIGEFINLKRKWKVSVASQVQRASKPDIAGVVEMAPLQRTISRNGWRKNEPLDNELICEEPRLIKDAFKIVLETRTQSPQDVYNNFCLHFSDIEQIAGLPDGYLSSFEQEKSKVIDLKDEFKTRNTIDIDDPVDFDYEETKNVSNRKTNVYSFLDAFAQKT
- a CDS encoding IS1 family transposase codes for the protein MNQLDTKKRVQVIACLVEGNSIRSTVRMTGVAKNTVTKLLVDIGKVCAEYQDANVRHLTCKRIRCDEIWAFVYSKQKNVPEDKKGEFGYGDVYTWTGLDADTKLMVSWLVGKRDAAYGEVFMHDLADRLTHKVQLTTDGHKAYLEAVESAFGGSIDYAMLIKLFGTPTEGDVRYSPSVCTGTRTQVIVGQPDAKYIGTSYVERQNLTMRMGMRRFTRLTNAFSKKVENLEHAVALHFMYYNFVRVHQTLKTTPAVAAGIADYVWSIAEIVSLLEK
- the hypA gene encoding hydrogenase maturation nickel metallochaperone HypA, whose protein sequence is MHETDMTKALIMTVKDWWDAQPGQPKITKVHLTVGQFTCVEPVGLQFAFKVQTENTFLAGAELVIMETPLIAFCHRCQEEYFPEMGQRYACLNCGQPMEDIRSGRELKIERVEFSDSSPAKQSLP
- a CDS encoding agmatinase family protein, whose translation is MTSSSSESPLFNPPTEAQQALEKERHLPLTGWQQEVSQGLAFGLEAAESIKDRTISTFSRGELPHFAGINTFLKAPYLEDVRQVGNYDVAIVGVPHDSGTTYRPGTRFGPQGIRRISALYTPYNFEFGVDLREQITLCDVGDIFTIPANNEKSFDQISKGIAHIFASGAFPIILGGDHSIGFPTVRGVCRHLGDKKIGIIHFDRHVDTQETDLDERMHTCPWFHATNMANAPAKNLVQLGIGGWQVPRQGVKVCRERATNILTVTDITEMGLDAAADFALERALDGTDCVWISFDIDCIDAGFVPGTGWPEPGGLLPREALYLLGKIIRNAPVCGMEVVEVSPPYDISDMTSLMATRVICDAMAHLVVSGQLPRQAKPDYIYAQANMNVDVPWA
- a CDS encoding pentapeptide repeat-containing protein encodes the protein MANSEHLALLQYGVKAWQAWRVRCPQVIPDLSQANLQGLDLRGIDFSQAQLQRTKFNQAKLIGCNFQAANLNQASFYRANLQQANLSEARLTGAYFLGANLTETNLTKADVCLGDLREVIAVGADFSWATLTQCDGRNGNFDQADFSQAQAPQANFSHARLLHAHLNYGNFNQAILHQTELSQAQLFRCNFYCADLTAASLTSAYGAETIFVKANLTAANLSWGYWGKANFSEANLMNTNLSRAKLRGANFNRANLTTAILEQAWPPP